Genomic DNA from Scatophagus argus isolate fScaArg1 chromosome 15, fScaArg1.pri, whole genome shotgun sequence:
gagggtgtgcGTTGGTGTGTTGGTTGGCAGAGAGAGAGCGCTTGTCAAAAAAACCTTCCTCTGACAGAAGGCATGATTCACAgcggagagagagggagaggggagagagaaagggggagagagagagggagacaagcaacagaaaaagagaaaaacggcagagataaagagagagagagaagcgaCGGGGCTGAGATGCCGGTAAGAAAAATAGGATGTTGATTTGAGGCAGAATGACAAGACATTACCAGGATGGAACTGAGATGGACGGACGGGATTGACTGACGCCTTTTAATGACTATGACCATGTTGATAAGGTTCTGGCTTTTCTGTTGATTGGGAGAAAATagagcaggtggcagcagcagtgatgaaagacagaaggagagagggagagaggatgtTTAAGCATGAAGGTGCACTGAAAAGATAAAGAGATAGCGAGACTAGGAATGGCTCTCAAATATCAATAGGCTCCATTGATGGAGCTTAACTAATTTGTGAGGAAGTCATCACTAATACAGGCAAATTAGACAGTTCTGACTCCTTAATATTATATTTAAGATGGATGTTAGTATGAATACTTCAAGACCACTGTGAAGAACTCTCTAAAGATGTTTTTCGATAAGTGCATGTCAATCTGTTCTTTTCTATTTGTGAGAAAAAGAAGTCTGAATTGAGTTTTCAGAACAGTAAATGGTTTAACTTTGAACTGAAAGTTGGTTCAGCTGTGGTGAAAGTCAGTGTCGTCCTGAGGTTACCAGATTTCTCAGTATGTTTATGTGGTAGATGTCTTCCTTATGAGggtaaaatctgttttaaatgcCTTTTTCTCTTAACATTAATGACTTCCTGTAAGCTAACGTTTAGAGCTAATCATCATGCTAAATACTGTTGTTATCTCCCACAGAGCTAGAGTTAGCAGGCAAGCTGCTGTAGATGAAGGAGTGTTGGTGGCCTGATTCAAAGGAGGAATGTCAACACCGAACcaaattttcataatttgaCAATTTGACTTTGGCATGTTGAAAaattcagcttctgttttccCATATTGATGGAGGGAACAGCTTTGAAGGAATATTGACGTCACTTTGACTATTTTTGGCACCAATTTGCATGGGGGGGTTTAAGGCTGCTTGGTACAGGCTGCCGCATTAACATCTCTCCAACTTCAGAATGGTTTGCTGAGTTGTTTCaggtttttatcttttgttgtcTTAGCTATGAAGAGTTTTACACAGTTAAGATGGTCGTATATCTGGatatattatatgtttttaGATATGTTCCACAAAATTGATAAAAACCAACAAAGACTTCAGTATTTAACTTAGTGTTACAGGTGTTAAGCCCATCCTGGGGAGATTTGTAAATCTGAGGTTTTTATCATTTGTTGTCTTGCCTATAAAGAGCCTTCACTCTATTGTGAGAACCGTATATGTAAGATATAACTAAATGAAACTGACCAAGAGGATTAGCCAGGTGGGGTTTCAATATTTAGCTTAAGCTACCTTTTCACAAAGCAGTCTggttctgttcagttcagtttgttacACATGTTTTGGTGTTTGAATAGACAAAATTTGCGTATGGTACCGATAAAACCACTCCATTCCTTcatgtttttcagctgatatTAGAAGGTGGagtaaaacactgcagctcactgatTGGTCAGAGAGAATGTGAGCAACCagcctgtctttgtctctttcccaTACTTTCGTGTTTTTTCAGCCGTCTTATGGTTTTCTACCAGCAGCCATTGCTCAAGAGAAGCTTGTCTCTTGGTTGTAGTAAATAATCTTGTAccaagaaaagagaataaactTTCAATATTCTCTGTTGCATGTGTATGGAAAAATGACGGTTAGCAGGAAGTTGTATAGTTTACAGGGTATCAATTAATAGATATTGCAGCTTCTCTAATAGATTTCCCAATTGGTGGAAAAAGGAAAGGGGTAGTCCCAAAGTCCTTTAGGTTGGTAAAATATATAGGTAAATGATTCATAATTCGTAATTTATATGAAACTGACCAAAGACATTTAGTATTTAGCTCAATGCTTAGCCCATCCCTAGAGGAAAAACGTATACattatatagataaaagtatccagacacatcttTTTATTGGGCTGTCTTTCAGGAGTTGGGTTAGGCCCCTTACttgcagtgaagggaaatcttaatgcttcaacataccaagacattttggtcaatgctatgcttccaactttgtggcaatagtttggggaaggccaaaggtcaaaggtccatgaagacatggttggatgagtttggtgtggaaaaccttgactggcccacacacacctcatccaacacctttgggatgaactggaacagactGGACCTGGAACCTGACCACATCATTTCTgtactgcataaatgggcaaaaattcccacagaaacattccaaaatcttgtggaaagctttccccgaagagtggaagctgttaaagttgcaaagctgtctctgtatttagaatgcgatgtcattaaaatcctgttggtgtaatacTTTTGTCTTAATAGGTAACCTGGTGAGTACATTTTAGGCTTTTATATTTTGTcgtcttgtgtttttcatcctACATGTTTTGACAGCTGCTGGTATGTTATATGCTCTAAAACAACTTCTACAGTGGAACTAAGCCAACTGGGGTTTCAGTATATATCTTGTTATTTAGCCCATCCTAGGGAGAAAAATATATGTCtacaaaaaagcacatttaaagaTTATAGATTGACTTTTATCTAAGTTATTTAAAGTGTAGACATGTTCTATTTCCTAAAATGAAATTAGCCATCTAAGGCCACAGTGTTCAGCTTGTCctgggaagaaaaacacaaagggtCTGATTTAAAGAAGATTTAAGACCAACAGTTTTGAAGGTCCATCTGGTTACCCGCTAACCCCTGCACTCTTTTCTGACTTACTGGTAGCCCACTGACGGATGGAGGCCATTTTGTTGGTCCTGTTTGGTCTGAGTATCACTTAACATAAGTGATTGTCATATTCTAGACTGATGAAATAGTTTGCTTCTTTTTGCACAGCTGTTGGGTACTTTTCCTATCAACTGTTTGCGAAGCGCTCTGCATGCACTGTGGGACTGAAATTACAGAGGCACTTCAACAATTTAGCAATGCACTTCTGTTTCACaacagacagatttaaaaaatgaatcaacaaaATTGTATTCTCTAGCATGGGTCAAGCTCCAGATAAcactggatttttatttattaccatTATACAACATAAAGTCCACATGAAGCAGaagaggttttgttttctttggcacatttgctttttttacaTGCTTTTCCTGTAATAAGGGAGGTACTTGCAATGGACATTGGTTGCTATTTATAGTAGCCAATAGCATTAGCTCTGAATGTGAGttcagcaaaatattttctccaTAAAATCTGATACAGTTTCACCAAAGTCAATGAatacagttgtgtttttgtgcagtaaTCAGTGAGCTCTGGCCCCCAGAAACACTGGCATTATTCTTCTGACCTGAAATTTTAACTCTGTGCCACTAAAAGTTGAGGTATTGATTAATGGATGAAAGCCATGATATTATGAGAATATTTTGTGCCTTGTTTTTCTAGAAGAAAAGACAATATGATTTTGAGATAACAATACAAAGAAATTgattttctgtaactttttcACATATATTATTAAATAGGACACGTCATGACTGTGGATGTGATCTAGGattaaaagtacattttctttttcaattttctttttgaattcaGATTGTCTTTAGACCCTTCCTGCTTGCTCAAACCACACATTTCGAGTTTGTAGCACAGACcttcttttaaaaatctgaagTCTCATGCCCAATTGGAGATAACTTTGATAACaccttattattattttctcagatCTTTTCACAACCCCAGACATTATACAACACATgttgtagggttagggttagtgtaCTTGTTACAAGTAAACTGAGCATCAAGTTTCAAATTGGTGGAGTGCCCTTTAATTTGACATGCAAGAATATCAATGATTATTTACTAATTCCTCAGTACTGAATATGTTAATATCCacttacatttatatttatagaGAGACATTTTCAAGCTGTCATCCGTTCAaatcttttgtttgctttgttttccacagacagacaacagtaATCAACAAACACAGCCAGAATGAGAGGAAGAGCTTTCACTGGATTCAGTCCTCCATCCACTGTGCTCAGTCTTTCTGTCGCTCTGTGTCTGACTGACTAAAGCTTCGCTGGATAAAGACTTAATTGGCTCTGAACAGACAGCCAGAACAataaacaaccagaataaatacaaatgtagtCATGCTGTGAAGAGAATGGGAGAGAAGATGAGCTGAGAACAGTACCCTTGTGGACATAAAAACTGGAcatattttgacttttattttcatgtttttcttcaaacTCTGGTTGGAATATTTCGCAAAGTAGGAATCCATCTCtaaattttatttgaacattattatttacatttttttttatgtcacgGAACTTctgacagaattttttttttttttttttcagcagtgaCACACTTTGATCACAAGGCTGTCCTGACTTGtcattaaaacagaagaaatatgCTTCAGCATTTTaccagaaaaggaaaaacaaacatttaggCTTGacatttctccatttttttctccatggcTTTGTTAAAGCCAGCTGCCATGCATTTTGCACATTCTGAAAGAATTTCTTTTCAGAATTAGTAAAATTTAAGAATTCACAATTCACTCTTCAAACTTCAGACGTGCCTCCCACCAACCCCTCCCACAGTCATCCATCCGACCAATCATGGGCAAGCCTCTTAGCCGTCCCGGGTGTTTCAGGAAGAGCTCCTGCTGCCTGGAGAAACATGGAGCTCTGGATGGGGGAGTGGGAGGGCGAGCTGGGGGAGTGGAAGGGGGATATGGAGATGGCTACATACCCCAAAGATCCATCTATGATACCATGTGCATCAATCAACAGATTGACAGCCATCACCATCACCCCGGAGGGTCAATAAGGAGGGTCTGTGGCGATGAGGGGAGTTTTAGCTACTCAGCAAGTGGCTCCCTGAGGGTTAGCAGGTCTCCGGCTGATATGTTTGATCAGCAGCCCCGCTCTTTGACTCCGAACCCCTCATTTGTGCGGCGACTAGACGAAAGAGCTATTTATGATTCACTGAAGCTTGGAGGTCAGGATGCTGATGGGGATGGCTGTCATTCTCCAGGACGTTTCACCCGCTcagtttctccctctgtgtcctcaTTCTCAGCACCAGGAGTATCCTCGGCATCCAAGaaacaccaccatcatcaccatcatcaccatggAGACAGCACAAAGAGTAGAGATAGTCGACATTCCTGGAAAGTTTTGACACCTCCCAAACATCTGGAGAGTCTGGAGCTTACTACAACTGAAATGATAGACAGAGGAGGTGGATACCTGAACCCAGGTCATTACCCTCCCCCTGGAGGCCAGTCCTCCTCTCTTACCTCCCCACTCATTTCCCCCTTCTCTGGTTCACCTCTCTCTTCGGGTTACCATACGCCAGTCTTTTTCTCCCCTGCCAAACCTCGCCCCAGTCAGACTCAGAGTTTGCGCTGTTCTCCTCCCCAGGTCATTCAGCCAAGACATTACTCCCAAACCCAGAGCCTCAGGCTGTCACCACCACACGAGCTTAGACGATCCCCTTACCGTGCCCCACTGGTCCAACTGTCTGCTCATGACCTGGAGCATGACCTGAGGGAtcgaggaggaggatgggggcGGAGTGAGCgagaaagagagtgggagagggagagggaaagggagatggagagagggtgGGCCCAGCGAGaatgggaaagagagagggagagggggaggctagagagggagagggcaagagaaagagagaggagggaaacaTCAACTTTTGGAACCTTTGGGTATGGTCGTCCAGTTCCTCTACGCTCAGACAGAGACTCTGTGTTTTTAGAGCCTGATCAGGTTCTAGACACAACACCCCTGTTGCTCCCCCAGCCTTCACCTTCACCCTCCCCTAGTGCTGCCCCCAGAATGGGCACTAGTGCTGTAGGTAGGAATAGAGCTGGGTCAAAGGTTGGCCCTGAAAGTTTAGGTGGGAGTATGGTTTCAAAGTTCGACAATGGGAGTGTGGGTTTGGTGTTAGTTGACAGCAAATCTGGGTGTGGTCCAAGATTAGTAAGTGAAGTAGGAGCTGGACACATGTCAGAGGTTGAAGTCAGGACAGGAATACAAGAACACCATAGAGCAGAAAGTTGGAACAAGTATGACAATGGATCTAGAGCTAGCATTAAAAATGCTGGATCTGAAACAAGAATGGGCTCTCAGGTGAAAACAAGACCAGGGGGACGGGATTTGGAAGGAAGAGTGCAGTCTGGGGTGGGAAATATGCCTCCAGCTGCGAACAAAGAGGGACACAGGGGAGGGACAAGGAGTGGGGAAAAAACTGGAAGGGTTGTGGCTAAACCGGAATGCATTGCTGAGGCTATATCTACAACTGTAATGGACACTGAGGATATAGTAGGGCCTGGAGATAAAGTTGAAACTGGAACTGGATCTGTTCCAGAAATGAAGCCAGAGATTAAGGCAGGGATTGAGGCTAAAGCTAGTTTGCGACAGGCAGAGAACAGGCCTGGAAAAGAAGCTGGACTGATAGCTAACATTAATAATGAGGTTGGTTCGGTGGCAGAGTTCAAAGTAGAAGCTAAAGTTGAGACAGAAGTTAAGATTGCTACTACTTCTGAGCCCGAAGCAATATTAGAAGCTGGGATTAGCAATGAAACAGGGACTAAGTGTAACACTGAGAGTGGAGTTGTGAGTGAAAGccagaacaacaacaagacaACGGATAAAGCTCAGATAGATATTGTGGCTGGGGATGAAAGCGATACTGCCCCTTCAGATAAAGCTGAGAAAAAGACCTTGGATAATGATAGAATTGAATCTAGTCGTGTAGAGAAAAGTTCCAAATCCCAGAAGTCCAAATCATCCAAATCCAGCTCTAGGACTCGACCTGGCACAGCCACAGGGCTTCGCCCAGGTGCGGTCAGTCCTCGACTGAGCAGAGGCCTTGGAGACCTTGAGTCAACAGGCCCCACTGAGGGCATCGAGTCCACCTGGCCTCGTCGAATCATTGTCAGAAAACGGACTGTTCGACAGGGTGGGGCACTCCACAATCTCCCCATTCTTCCCCCACTCCCCTCTGTCCTCACAGCACTGGAGAAGAGGCGCCCTCATGCCCACCTCCTTCCTCGTCCAGGCCACCTTTCGGAGAACCCGCTAACAAACATAATGAATGCTACAAGTATAGTGGGTCGATGCTCACTTAAAGAGCCCTCTCATGCAGATCCAGGACAGGTAGGCAGTTTGGTGGGAAGGGCGTCTCTGAAGGAACAGAACCTGGAACACTGGAGGATAtgcagagagcaggaagaacACAGGAGATCCAGGAGCAAGGAGAAACAAGGACAGCAGAATAAGAAGAAgactgagagggaggagaggaaggggaaggaagagaaagacaaaactgTGGAGAAATTGGgtaaggagaaagagagagttacTGTTATTGAGGGGCTGGTGGAGGAAACCAAACAAGAAAGGTCAGAGAGAAGGGTTgaagagaaaatggaagaagatgaaaacaagaaggaagatgtgaaaaaggaaaaggatttagaaattaaatgtgaaaaggtAGAAGAGAGAGGAATGAAGATCAAGGATGGAATCCAAGAGCAACATGGACAACAGTTGGGGGATGTGGTTGCTAAATTAAAGACAGGAGAAGGTGAggtggagggagaaggaggaacaTTTGGAGACGAAGGGGGAATGGAGAGTTGGGATGCTGTGCTTGAGATGGTCACCACATTGTGGGATGATGGCTGGGAGAAAGGGGgagcgggaggaggaggtgatacAGATTCCCTTTCAGGCTCCTTGCAGCGTTGGCCTCTTCTCCGGCCCCCTATTGGCTTTG
This window encodes:
- the LOC124071640 gene encoding uncharacterized protein LOC124071640 isoform X1, with the translated sequence MGKPLSRPGCFRKSSCCLEKHGALDGGVGGRAGGVEGGYGDGYIPQRSIYDTMCINQQIDSHHHHPGGSIRRVCGDEGSFSYSASGSLRVSRSPADMFDQQPRSLTPNPSFVRRLDERAIYDSLKLGGQDADGDGCHSPGRFTRSVSPSVSSFSAPGVSSASKKHHHHHHHHHGDSTKSRDSRHSWKVLTPPKHLESLELTTTEMIDRGGGYLNPGHYPPPGGQSSSLTSPLISPFSGSPLSSGYHTPVFFSPAKPRPSQTQSLRCSPPQVIQPRHYSQTQSLRLSPPHELRRSPYRAPLVQLSAHDLEHDLRDRGGGWGRSEREREWEREREREMERGWAQREWERERERGRLERERARERERRETSTFGTFGYGRPVPLRSDRDSVFLEPDQVLDTTPLLLPQPSPSPSPSAAPRMGTSAVGRNRAGSKVGPESLGGSMVSKFDNGSVGLVLVDSKSGCGPRLVSEVGAGHMSEVEVRTGIQEHHRAESWNKYDNGSRASIKNAGSETRMGSQVKTRPGGRDLEGRVQSGVGNMPPAANKEGHRGGTRSGEKTGRVVAKPECIAEAISTTVMDTEDIVGPGDKVETGTGSVPEMKPEIKAGIEAKASLRQAENRPGKEAGLIANINNEVGSVAEFKVEAKVETEVKIATTSEPEAILEAGISNETGTKCNTESGVVSESQNNNKTTDKAQIDIVAGDESDTAPSDKAEKKTLDNDRIESSRVEKSSKSQKSKSSKSSSRTRPGTATGLRPGAVSPRLSRGLGDLESTGPTEGIESTWPRRIIVRKRTVRQGGALHNLPILPPLPSVLTALEKRRPHAHLLPRPGHLSENPLTNIMNATSIVGRCSLKEPSHADPGQVGSLVGRASLKEQNLEHWRICREQEEHRRSRSKEKQGQQNKKKTEREERKGKEEKDKTVEKLGKEKERVTVIEGLVEETKQERSERRVEEKMEEDENKKEDVKKEKDLEIKCEKVEERGMKIKDGIQEQHGQQLGDVVAKLKTGEGEVEGEGGTFGDEGGMESWDAVLEMVTTLWDDGWEKGGAGGGGDTDSLSGSLQRWPLLRPPIGFGGSHPPSSAASELSLTELERRARELDSDLEHLDLSQPHRDPQDLCQTLLEPQRERADMYQTHPGPQREKAALLTGMGSRSQVSLELSAMPSPDTDTGRTPVDWSTKSAGTSTVGASSTKEDSSPDSNLTLESDSSGVFLSLSNQSQEEAGSDSDQPISGSDLGSSSTSLEKDGDDGGLKEWGREESAELQWCYPSLLNTSMHEDMDGDGEKEEAGCGNIRGDDENGRRVDNIGRISIIKTPLDHTNFGDPMTLNDPQSEEIPPRKKVTLMGSDSPLPLSPSKQPIKHLPDPNQKPIRSLGLDCGDLDPFVQSDSFVYLAVSARPASQGEVTTATEVPIHDTKHEGVHQHLESMKADLDKSNTLRDIKLTHLPPQKPEEGDFLCTDSFVYLAAPACLLLGPAGTTPYGGRTLFELQVKKMDVKVGVLWKQGEKEVTLRGTKADSDSESSGSGPVDLSVLGCGSVAGDSDWDSDLSDSDPSRSSRISAAGNKSSGIARPKRLPPELGWDLFGETTEPEVLSELFREQDRSNNGNTRKVSGVTTSMGAAQAIPMATKPVTTPAKPATTVEQTSTTKKVTWQFKPAQRSVCTGSRKEKDKEVTSSSSLVRFTELGGGETHRPSSSSSSSSSSSPSSSSSG
- the LOC124071640 gene encoding uncharacterized protein LOC124071640 isoform X2, translating into MGKPLSRPGCFRKSSCCLEKHGALDGGVGGRAGGVEGGYGDGYIPQRSIYDTMCINQQIDSHHHHPGGSIRRVCGDEGSFSYSASGSLRVSRSPADMFDQQPRSLTPNPSFVRRLDERAIYDSLKLGGQDADGDGCHSPGRFTRSVSPSVSSFSAPGVSSASKKHHHHHHHHHGDSTKSRDSRHSWKVLTPPKHLESLELTTTEMIDRGGGYLNPGHYPPPGGQSSSLTSPLISPFSGSPLSSGYHTPVFFSPAKPRPSQTQSLRCSPPQVIQPRHYSQTQSLRLSPPHELRRSPYRAPLVQLSAHDLEHDLRDRGGGWGRSEREREWEREREREMERGWAQREWERERERGRLERERARERERRETSTFGTFGYGRPVPLRSDRDSVFLEPDQVLDTTPLLLPQPSPSPSPSAAPRMGTSAVGRNRAGSKVGPESLGGSMVSKFDNGSVGLVLVDSKSGCGPRLVSEVGAGHMSEVEVRTGIQEHHRAESWNKYDNGSRASIKNAGSETRMGSQVKTRPGGRDLEGRVQSGVGNMPPAANKEGHRGGTRSGEKTGRVVAKPECIAEAISTTVMDTEDIVGPGDKVETGTGSVPEMKPEIKAGIEAKASLRQAENRPGKEAGLIANINNEVGSVAEFKVEAKVETEVKIATTSEPEAILEAGISNETGTKCNTESGVVSESQNNNKTTDKAQIDIVAGDESDTAPSDKAEKKTLDNDRIESSRVEKSSKSQKSKSSKSSSRTRPGTATGLRPGAVSPRLSRGLGDLESTGPTEGIESTWPRRIIVRKRTVRQGGALHNLPILPPLPSVLTALEKRRPHAHLLPRPGHLSENPLTNIMNATSIVGRCSLKEPSHADPGQVGSLVGRASLKEQNLEHWRICREQEEHRRSRSKEKQGQQNKKKTEREERKGKEEKDKTVEKLGKEKERVTVIEGLVEETKQERSERRVEEKMEEDENKKEDVKKEKDLEIKCEKVEERGMKIKDGIQEQHGQQLGDVVAKLKTGEGEVEGEGGTFGDEGGMESWDAVLEMVTTLWDDGWEKGGAGGGGDTDSLSGSLQRWPLLRPPIGFGGSHPPSSAASELSLTELERRARELDSDLEHLDLSQPHRDPQDLCQTLLEPQRERADMYQTHPGPQREKAALLTGMGSRSQVSLELSAMPSPDTDTGRTPVDWSTKSAGTSTVGASSTKEDSSPDSNLTLESDSSGVFLSLSNQSQEEAGSDSDQPISGSDLGSSSTSLEKDGDDGGLKEWGREESAELQWCYPSLLNTSMHEDMDGDGEKEEAGCGNIRGDDENGRRVDNIGRISIIKTPLDHTNFGDPMTLNDPQSEEIPPRKKVTLMGSDSPLPLSPSKQPIKHLPDPNQKPIRSLGLDCGDLDPFVQSDSFVYLAVSARPASQGEVTTATEVPIHDTKHEGVHQHLESMKADLDKSNTLRDIKLTHLPPQKPEEGDFLCTDSFVYLAAPACLLLGPAGTTPYGGRDSDSESSGSGPVDLSVLGCGSVAGDSDWDSDLSDSDPSRSSRISAAGNKSSGIARPKRLPPELGWDLFGETTEPEVLSELFREQDRSNNGNTRKVSGVTTSMGAAQAIPMATKPVTTPAKPATTVEQTSTTKKVTWQFKPAQRSVCTGSRKEKDKEVTSSSSLVRFTELGGGETHRPSSSSSSSSSSSPSSSSSG